The Phytoactinopolyspora mesophila DNA window CATGTCTCGCATCGGATCGGTGCAGCTTTTCCACGGCGGCGGTGTACGACGTGAGTGGGGCCGCGCGACTTACTAGCTCGAAAAGGGGAGGACCACGATGCCTCTCACACGATCATCAGGATCTGTGTGATGCACGCCTTCGTCATCGACGCGCCCATGGCGGGCCGCGTGCAGAAGGTCGACGAACCACAGGCGGATGACGCCGACGTCGTGGTCGACGTCGAAACCGTGGGCCTGTGCGGCATCGAGGTCGAGCTCTACGCCGGAACCATGCCCTACTTGCACCAGAGGCTGACCACTTACCCGATTCGGCCCGGTCACGAATGGGCTGGGACAGTGCGAGAGACCGGCCCGGATGTGACCACGGTTCGGCCGGGAGATCGCGTCACGGCAGACACGTTCATCGGCTGTGGATCGTGCGACCGATGTCAATTGGGACGGCACCACCTGTGTGTATCCCGCCAGGAGATCGGTGTGCGTGATGGACGTCCAGGCGCGCTCGCCGAGCGAATCTCCGTCCCGGCGGTCGCCGTGCACAAGATCCCGGATGGCATGTCGGCTACCGCGGGCGCCTTCGTCGAACCAGCCTCGTGTGCGCTGCGTGCGGTCCGAGCGGCGGATGTCGCCTATGGGACGACGACCCTGGTGTTGGGCACGGGCACACTTGGGCTGCTCGCGGCCCAGTTCGCGCGTGCACTGAATGGCGAGGTGTGCGTCGCCGGGCTGATTCCGGGGCAACTCCAACTGGCCGAGCGTCTTGGCTTCACGGATGTGGTGCGCTCAGACGAACTTGATACGAGGCAATTCGCGTGCGTGATCGAGGCCACCGGGGCGGCGAGTGTGCCGCAGCAGGCGTTGTGGCACGTTGAGCCTGGTGGGCGGATCGCGTTGCTCGGCGTGGCACCGGAGATGGCCGTCCTCGACGCGGGCAGACTCGTCTTGAATGATCTTGCGGTGGTCGGTGTTCTCGGCGGCTC harbors:
- a CDS encoding zinc-dependent alcohol dehydrogenase, whose protein sequence is MHAFVIDAPMAGRVQKVDEPQADDADVVVDVETVGLCGIEVELYAGTMPYLHQRLTTYPIRPGHEWAGTVRETGPDVTTVRPGDRVTADTFIGCGSCDRCQLGRHHLCVSRQEIGVRDGRPGALAERISVPAVAVHKIPDGMSATAGAFVEPASCALRAVRAADVAYGTTTLVLGTGTLGLLAAQFARALNGEVCVAGLIPGQLQLAERLGFTDVVRSDELDTRQFACVIEATGAASVPQQALWHVEPGGRIALLGVAPEMAVLDAGRLVLNDLAVVGVLGGSAFIDDAIDMLASGAVVVEPLVAATIGLDDVAGILERGCRIVGNDAPKIHVRPNDTAQG